The Dromaius novaehollandiae isolate bDroNov1 chromosome 19, bDroNov1.hap1, whole genome shotgun sequence genome contains the following window.
GAGCGAGGCAGCTCGTCCTGCCCCACCGGCCATGgcgctgccgcgggtgctgctggcgctggccGGGACGGGCGCAGCCGCCGGCCTGGGTGAAGCATGCCAGGGCGGCGGaacgggccggggcggcgggggagcgTTTTTCCCTCGGGTCTCGGTGGTTTCCCCACTGGGGACGGGTGGGGGGGGTTGCGGGGGGCCAGCAGCGCAGCCCCTCACCGGCCCCGCTCCCCCAGTCCTGCTGCCCTACGTGCCCCGGGCGCCCCGGCAGGCGCTGGCGGGGAAGGTGACCGCCACCACCTTCGCGCTGGACAAGCCCTTCTGCGTCTTCGACGGCTACGCGAACGCCACCGACAGCGTCTGGCTGGCCGTCGCGTTCGCCAACGGTGAGTGGTGcccccacacacccacaccccaAACCGCGGCGGCTGGCGGCCTTCCTCGGCACCGGCCTCTTCCTCCGCAGCCTCGGCCGCCTTCAGGAACCCGGCGTCCCCGGCCGCCGTCCCGCCCTACGGGGAGCTGCGGGCCGCGCTGTCCTACATGACGCTGGAGACGCCGGCCAGTGCCTACGCCTGCCGCCAGCGGAGCGACGCCGTCCTGCGGGTGGGCAGCGACACGGCGTGCGGCGCTGAGAGCGGCCCGGCCCCCTGCAAcgggcccctgccctccccggggCCCTACAGGTGGGACCCCCGTCCCCAGGGCcaccatccccgtccccgtccccgtccccgcggcgtcACGGTGCTGCCCGCTCCCGCAGGGTGAAGTTCCTGGCGCTGGGtccccgcggccccacggcgGAGACGCGCTGGTCTGAGCCCATCGTCCTGCGGCGAGGTAGCGTCCCAGCGTCCCGGCAGCACCCAGCCACACTGGAggggtgtccccaacccccccccccggctcatcCCGTGGCTTCCCAGCCTGCAGCCCCGGCACCCTGGAGCCCAGCCCCGCACGCCGCGGCAGCACCACGCTCGTCATCGCCTCCGTCCTCGCCGGCCTCGGGGCCGCGCTGGCCGTGGGGCTCCTCGGCGCCGTCCGGTACGAGAggccagcgggggggggggggggggggggtggccaaAGACgtttttatacaaaaaaagaaaaaaagggggtcTTTTTCGTAGCGGGGGGATGCGGCCCCACGTGACCCCTCTGCTGGTGTCTCCCGCAGCGCCCAGCTgtgccggccgcggcgccgggaccCGGCCGCCGGCTCCTTCGCCCGCAGCTCCTACCGGACCCACCACATccccccggcgccggcgcccCCCGGCAAGGCCTGCGCTGCCAGGGCCCTGCGCTGAgacccccccggggccgtgcATGCCCCCCGCCGTACTGCCGCGCCGCGGGCCCTGGCATCCCCCTCCCGACGAGTAAAGTCTGGCTTCGAcctgcctccgccgccgccctTCCTCGCCCCCTCCGCCGCGCGGCGTCCCGGCGGCTCGTTACCCGGCGCcgtcctgggggtccccaaagccccccggggccgcggacGCAGGCGGCGGGGGCAGCAGAGCGGGGTGAGCGTGGGCACCGGGGGCCACGGGAGCCCCTGTAAGGGTGGGCATCGCCCCAGCGAGGTGCCCCGGGGCGGTGGGCCCCTCCGGTGGCCGGGGTGCCGCGAGCGCGGCAGGTCTCAGCGTGCCGCCCCAGGCGCGGCCGCGCTCCCGTGGGAACGGGCTGGACCTGTTTGCGCAGGG
Protein-coding sequences here:
- the UPK3B gene encoding uroplakin-3b isoform X2, with product MALPRVLLALAGTGAAAGLVLLPYVPRAPRQALAGKVTATTFALDKPFCVFDGYANATDSVWLAVAFANASAAFRNPASPAAVPPYGELRAALSYMTLETPASAYACRQRSDAVLRVGSDTACGAESGPAPCNGPLPSPGPYRVKFLALGPRGPTAETRWSEPIVLRRACSPGTLEPSPARRGSTTLVIASVLAGLGAALAVGLLGAVRAQLCRPRRRDPAAGSFARSSYRTHHIPPAPAPPGKACAARALR
- the UPK3B gene encoding uroplakin-3b isoform X1 gives rise to the protein MALPRVLLALAGTGAAAGLGEACQGGGTGRGGGGAFFPRVSVVSPLGTGGGGCGGPAAQPLTGPAPPVLLPYVPRAPRQALAGKVTATTFALDKPFCVFDGYANATDSVWLAVAFANASAAFRNPASPAAVPPYGELRAALSYMTLETPASAYACRQRSDAVLRVGSDTACGAESGPAPCNGPLPSPGPYRVKFLALGPRGPTAETRWSEPIVLRRACSPGTLEPSPARRGSTTLVIASVLAGLGAALAVGLLGAVRAQLCRPRRRDPAAGSFARSSYRTHHIPPAPAPPGKACAARALR